The following coding sequences lie in one Synechococcus sp. CC9902 genomic window:
- the ftsH gene encoding ATP-dependent zinc metalloprotease FtsH gives MNKRWRNIGLGALLVLAIVVIAPAFFGGGGGGNQPQVNTIRYSEFVEAVKDDQISRVLIAPDQGTAQVVENDGRRAQVNLAPDRELLGLLTQHNVDIAVQPSRQTPGWQQAAGSLVFPLLLLGGLFFLFRRAQGGGGGNPAMQFGKSKARVQMEPSTQITFSDVAGIEGAKLELTEVVDFLKNPDRFTAVGAKIPKGVLLVGPPGTGKTLLAKAVAGEAGVPFFSISGSEFVEMFVGVGASRVRDLFEQAKKNAPCIVFIDEIDAVGRQRGAGLGGGNDEREQTLNQLLTEMDGFEGNTGIIIVAATNRPDVLDAALMRPGRFDRQVTVDRPDYSGRLQILGVHARGKTLAKDVDLDKVARRTPGYTGADLANLLNEAAILAARRELTEVSNDEISDAIERVMAGPEKKDRVMSERRARLVAYHEAGHALVGALMPDYDPVQKISIIPRGNAGGLTFFTPSEERMESGLYSRAYLQNQMAVALGGRVAEEIVYGEDEVTTGASNDLQQVASTARQMITRFGMSDVLGPVALGRAQGGMFLGRDIAAERDFSEETAATIDQEVSELVDVAYKRATKVLVDNRSVLDELAGMLIEQETVDAEELQELLIKRDVRVAEYV, from the coding sequence GTGAACAAGCGTTGGCGAAACATCGGGCTTGGTGCCCTATTGGTCTTGGCCATTGTCGTGATTGCACCAGCCTTCTTTGGCGGTGGCGGCGGTGGAAATCAGCCCCAGGTCAACACCATTCGCTACAGCGAATTTGTTGAGGCCGTCAAGGATGACCAGATCAGCCGTGTGCTGATCGCACCCGATCAAGGCACAGCCCAAGTGGTTGAGAACGACGGTCGCCGGGCTCAAGTCAACCTTGCCCCCGATCGTGAGTTGCTTGGTCTGCTGACTCAGCACAACGTCGACATTGCTGTCCAGCCCTCCCGTCAAACACCGGGTTGGCAGCAGGCGGCGGGAAGTCTGGTTTTCCCGCTTCTCCTACTTGGTGGCTTGTTTTTCTTGTTCCGCCGTGCCCAGGGTGGCGGTGGTGGCAATCCCGCCATGCAGTTTGGGAAAAGCAAGGCACGGGTCCAAATGGAGCCGTCAACGCAAATCACATTCAGCGATGTTGCCGGGATCGAGGGCGCCAAGCTCGAGCTCACAGAGGTCGTCGACTTCCTTAAAAATCCCGATCGCTTTACCGCCGTTGGAGCCAAAATCCCCAAAGGCGTTTTGTTAGTCGGCCCTCCAGGTACTGGTAAAACGTTGCTCGCCAAAGCCGTCGCTGGTGAAGCTGGGGTTCCCTTCTTCTCGATTTCCGGTTCAGAATTTGTCGAAATGTTCGTTGGCGTTGGTGCAAGCCGCGTGCGCGACTTGTTCGAACAGGCGAAAAAGAATGCTCCTTGCATCGTCTTTATCGACGAGATCGATGCGGTTGGACGCCAGCGTGGTGCCGGCCTTGGCGGTGGTAATGACGAACGCGAACAAACCCTCAACCAGCTCCTGACTGAGATGGATGGTTTTGAGGGGAACACCGGCATCATCATCGTTGCTGCCACCAACCGACCTGACGTACTCGACGCAGCACTCATGCGCCCAGGTCGCTTCGACCGTCAGGTGACCGTCGATCGCCCTGACTATTCCGGGCGTCTCCAGATCTTGGGGGTCCATGCCCGTGGAAAAACCTTGGCGAAGGACGTTGACCTCGACAAAGTTGCGCGTCGTACACCCGGGTACACCGGTGCTGATCTTGCGAACCTCTTAAATGAAGCCGCAATTTTGGCGGCTCGCCGTGAGTTGACGGAAGTCAGCAACGACGAGATCAGTGATGCAATTGAGCGCGTTATGGCCGGTCCTGAGAAAAAGGATCGGGTCATGAGTGAACGCCGTGCACGCTTGGTGGCTTATCACGAGGCAGGCCATGCCCTCGTCGGTGCTCTGATGCCTGATTACGACCCCGTTCAAAAGATTTCGATCATTCCTCGCGGCAATGCCGGCGGTCTCACGTTCTTCACGCCAAGTGAAGAACGGATGGAATCAGGTTTGTACTCCCGCGCTTATCTCCAAAATCAAATGGCGGTTGCCCTGGGTGGTCGCGTTGCTGAAGAGATTGTCTACGGCGAAGACGAAGTCACCACAGGTGCTTCGAACGACCTTCAACAGGTGGCTTCCACAGCCCGTCAGATGATCACGCGTTTTGGCATGAGTGATGTTCTCGGACCAGTGGCCCTCGGCCGTGCCCAAGGAGGGATGTTCCTAGGCCGAGATATCGCTGCTGAACGAGATTTCTCTGAGGAAACTGCCGCCACGATCGACCAGGAAGTCTCCGAACTTGTGGACGTCGCCTACAAGCGTGCCACCAAGGTTTTGGTGGATAACCGCTCTGTTCTCGATGAGCTTGCGGGAATGTTGATCGAGCAGGAAACTGTTGATGCGGAGGAGCTTCAGGAGCTCTTGATCAAGCGTGACGTACGAGTTGCTGAATACGTCTGA
- the sat gene encoding sulfate adenylyltransferase, giving the protein MTASASASAKRSGVIAPYGGTLVDLMVPSADQPALKASATKTLECSDRNACDVELLVVGGFSPLRGFMHQEDYDAVVSGHRTSAGHLFGLPIVMDTDRDDVVVGDKLLLTYKGQELALLEVEDKWEPNKVVEAQGCYGTTSLEHPAVRMIAMERKCFYLGGTLKGLELPSRVFPCKTPAEVRSDLPHGEDVVAFQCRNPIHRAHYELFTRALHAQNVSENAVVLVHPTCGPTQQDDIPGSVRFETYERLAAEVNNDRIRWAYLPYAMHMAGPREALQHMIIRRNYGCTHFIIGRDMAGCKSSLTGDDFYGPYDAQNFAKECAPELTMETVPSLNLVYTQEEGYVTAEHAEARGLHVKKLSGTQFRKMLRGGEEIPEWFAFKSVVEVLRSS; this is encoded by the coding sequence ATGACCGCCAGTGCTTCTGCCTCAGCCAAGAGATCCGGAGTGATCGCTCCCTATGGCGGCACGCTGGTGGATCTCATGGTGCCGAGCGCGGATCAACCTGCGTTGAAGGCATCAGCTACCAAAACGTTGGAATGCTCAGACCGCAACGCCTGTGACGTGGAATTGCTGGTGGTCGGAGGGTTTTCCCCTTTACGCGGCTTTATGCACCAGGAGGACTACGACGCTGTTGTGTCCGGTCATCGCACGTCAGCAGGCCATTTATTCGGTTTGCCAATCGTGATGGACACCGATCGCGACGACGTGGTGGTGGGAGACAAACTCTTGCTGACTTACAAGGGGCAAGAGCTTGCTCTTCTCGAGGTTGAGGACAAGTGGGAACCCAACAAGGTGGTTGAGGCCCAGGGGTGTTACGGCACGACATCGCTTGAACACCCCGCTGTGCGCATGATCGCGATGGAACGCAAATGCTTCTATCTAGGCGGCACGCTGAAGGGTTTGGAGCTGCCAAGCCGCGTTTTCCCCTGCAAAACCCCGGCCGAAGTTCGTTCTGATTTGCCCCATGGCGAAGACGTGGTGGCCTTCCAATGCCGTAACCCCATTCACCGCGCCCACTACGAACTGTTTACCCGGGCTCTACATGCCCAAAATGTGAGCGAGAACGCCGTGGTGTTAGTGCACCCCACCTGTGGACCAACCCAGCAGGACGACATCCCAGGGTCGGTTCGTTTTGAGACCTACGAGCGCTTGGCGGCCGAGGTGAACAATGATCGAATTCGGTGGGCTTATCTCCCCTATGCCATGCACATGGCAGGGCCACGGGAAGCCCTCCAGCACATGATTATTCGCAGGAATTATGGGTGCACCCATTTCATCATTGGCCGCGATATGGCGGGTTGTAAGTCCTCTCTGACTGGCGACGATTTTTACGGCCCCTATGACGCTCAGAACTTTGCGAAGGAGTGTGCACCAGAGCTCACCATGGAGACGGTGCCTTCTCTGAATCTTGTTTACACGCAGGAGGAGGGCTACGTCACCGCTGAACATGCGGAAGCGCGTGGACTCCATGTGAAAAAGCTCAGCGGCACACAGTTCCGCAAGATGCTGCGTGGTGGTGAGGAGATTCCTGAGTGGTTTGCCTTCAAGAGCGTCGTTGAGGTGCTCCGTTCCTCATGA
- a CDS encoding photosystem II manganese-stabilizing polypeptide, translating into MRIRSLLAVVLALCLTFFTTACSGGTDANRGESNVTYDDIRNTGKANDCPTIGDAARGSIPLTAGQKYELRGICMHPVQVYAKEEPKNARQQAEFVEGKILTRYTSSLDEVYGDLTVTESGLQFQEKGGIDFQPITVLVPGGEEFPFSFSSKSLKALADGAAITTSTDFEGTYRTPSYRTSNFIDPKGRALTTGVQYAQGLIALGGDEKDLEKDNNKRYIDGIGTMSMSITKVDPETGEFAGVFTAIQPSDSDMGGREVVDIKVVGELYGRLEEA; encoded by the coding sequence ATGCGCATTCGTTCCCTGCTGGCCGTTGTGCTGGCGTTATGCCTCACTTTCTTCACTACGGCTTGCAGCGGTGGCACTGATGCAAACCGTGGTGAGTCCAACGTCACCTATGACGACATTCGCAACACTGGTAAAGCCAATGATTGCCCCACGATCGGCGACGCTGCCCGTGGCTCCATCCCTCTAACCGCTGGTCAGAAATACGAACTTCGCGGGATCTGCATGCATCCCGTTCAGGTTTATGCCAAGGAAGAGCCTAAAAATGCTCGCCAGCAGGCTGAATTCGTTGAGGGCAAAATTCTCACCCGTTACACCTCCAGCCTTGATGAGGTGTATGGCGATCTGACGGTGACTGAATCTGGCCTTCAGTTTCAGGAAAAAGGTGGGATCGACTTTCAGCCCATCACGGTGCTTGTTCCCGGCGGTGAAGAATTCCCGTTCTCGTTCTCTAGCAAGTCTTTGAAAGCCCTGGCTGATGGTGCCGCAATCACCACCAGCACCGATTTCGAAGGCACTTATCGCACCCCGAGCTATCGCACGAGCAACTTCATCGATCCCAAGGGACGTGCTCTCACCACTGGTGTTCAGTACGCCCAAGGACTGATTGCTCTTGGCGGAGATGAGAAAGATCTCGAGAAAGACAACAACAAGCGTTACATCGATGGGATCGGCACGATGAGCATGTCGATCACCAAGGTGGATCCCGAAACCGGTGAGTTTGCAGGTGTCTTCACTGCGATCCAGCCCTCCGACTCCGACATGGGTGGTCGTGAAGTGGTTGATATCAAAGTGGTTGGCGAACTTTATGGCCGTTTAGAAGAGGCTTGA
- the coaBC gene encoding bifunctional phosphopantothenoylcysteine decarboxylase/phosphopantothenate--cysteine ligase CoaBC, whose product MPGPLAGRHVLVAASGSIAAVKTPLLVSALVKAGAVVRCLVTPSAERLVSAVALASLSRHPCYCDGDQWDPSRSRPLHIELAEWAELVVVAPMSASTLSRWSQGSGDGLLASVLLATEVPVLVAAAMNTAMWSHPAVQQNWQLVQAFPGVVPLLPSSGLLACDRRGDGRMADPILIELAAAALFSRGQECVVPERDWEGKHLLVTAGATHEPIDQARVLTNRSTGHMGVLLAQVARLRGAIVQLVHGPLSVPEPWCEGIECIPVTTADDMARVLVDRQPSMDAIAMVAAVADLRRVESSETKVSKQRLPELLASGWSQVPDLLASLSKRRPQGQILLGFAALAGEDAALIAQGKAKLSAKGCDLLMVNPIDRLGQGFGDQANGGWLLDRDTIREMPLMSKLSMAHQLLDAMHQSHIAAIAPVDGSNQTSC is encoded by the coding sequence ATGCCTGGTCCGTTGGCTGGGCGGCATGTGCTCGTGGCGGCCAGCGGAAGTATCGCTGCGGTGAAAACACCGTTATTGGTGAGTGCTCTGGTTAAGGCTGGGGCTGTTGTGCGCTGTTTGGTCACCCCAAGTGCTGAACGCTTAGTGAGTGCAGTCGCCCTCGCAAGCTTGAGTCGCCATCCCTGCTATTGCGATGGGGATCAATGGGATCCCTCCAGAAGCCGACCACTGCACATTGAACTGGCTGAATGGGCGGAACTAGTCGTTGTCGCTCCGATGAGTGCCAGCACGCTGAGCCGTTGGTCACAGGGATCGGGTGACGGGCTACTGGCCAGCGTGCTTTTGGCAACTGAGGTGCCGGTTTTGGTCGCCGCAGCGATGAATACGGCGATGTGGAGTCACCCCGCTGTTCAGCAGAATTGGCAATTGGTTCAGGCTTTCCCGGGGGTTGTTCCCCTTCTTCCATCGTCTGGATTGTTGGCTTGTGATCGCCGAGGGGATGGCCGGATGGCAGATCCAATCTTGATCGAATTGGCGGCGGCAGCCTTGTTCAGCCGGGGTCAAGAGTGTGTCGTTCCTGAACGTGATTGGGAAGGAAAGCATCTGTTGGTCACCGCTGGGGCCACCCATGAGCCCATTGATCAAGCCAGGGTTCTTACCAATCGAAGTACCGGGCATATGGGGGTCTTACTGGCCCAGGTTGCGCGTTTGCGGGGAGCCATCGTTCAACTGGTTCATGGGCCGCTCTCTGTGCCTGAGCCATGGTGCGAAGGGATTGAGTGCATTCCTGTCACCACAGCTGATGACATGGCGCGGGTGCTTGTTGATCGACAGCCGTCCATGGATGCGATTGCGATGGTGGCTGCTGTGGCTGATCTGCGACGTGTGGAGAGCTCAGAAACCAAGGTGTCAAAACAGCGATTGCCCGAATTGCTGGCCTCGGGCTGGAGTCAGGTCCCAGACTTGTTGGCGTCGCTTTCGAAGCGTCGACCCCAAGGACAGATCCTGCTTGGTTTTGCCGCGTTGGCAGGCGAGGACGCAGCCTTGATTGCTCAAGGCAAGGCCAAGCTCAGTGCGAAGGGGTGCGACTTATTGATGGTGAATCCCATCGATCGCCTTGGCCAAGGCTTTGGTGACCAGGCCAATGGTGGGTGGCTATTGGACCGTGACACGATTCGTGAGATGCCATTGATGTCCAAATTGTCGATGGCTCACCAGCTTCTCGATGCGATGCATCAGTCCCACATCGCTGCGATAGCCCCGGTGGACGGTAGTAATCAAACGAGTTGTTGA
- a CDS encoding DUF2555 domain-containing protein → MVTPEQLEAFDDATTAALARRLEDDDYPTPFDSLKDWHLLRALAIHRPELTLPYHHLVDQEPFDED, encoded by the coding sequence ATGGTTACGCCGGAACAGCTCGAAGCATTTGATGACGCCACGACGGCGGCGCTGGCACGGCGTCTTGAAGACGACGATTACCCCACCCCCTTCGACAGCCTCAAGGATTGGCATCTGTTGCGAGCCTTGGCCATTCATCGGCCTGAGTTGACCCTTCCGTATCACCATCTTGTGGATCAGGAACCGTTCGATGAGGACTGA
- a CDS encoding DUF565 domain-containing protein: MRRLQSTRLQTQWGEAINRLEQWTQNPWRRLSLLAIALFSGFLLGSAVTSVAGVLSQMDPVASLIVVLGTEFTLRRVRRSGASWTLPEQLLDLSRIGFLYGLFLEAFKLL, from the coding sequence TTGCGACGACTCCAATCCACTCGACTTCAAACCCAGTGGGGTGAAGCGATCAATCGTCTTGAGCAGTGGACGCAAAATCCATGGCGGAGATTGTCGCTCCTCGCCATTGCACTTTTCAGCGGCTTTTTGTTGGGTAGTGCTGTGACTTCCGTCGCAGGTGTTCTCTCCCAAATGGATCCCGTGGCATCGCTGATTGTGGTTCTTGGAACCGAATTCACCCTGCGCCGCGTTCGCAGGTCGGGAGCGTCATGGACGCTCCCAGAACAACTGCTAGACCTCAGCCGAATCGGCTTTTTGTATGGCCTCTTTCTTGAGGCCTTCAAGCTGCTTTAA
- a CDS encoding NAD(P)/FAD-dependent oxidoreductase gives MAGDHYFLELEPPEERLRHAPHVVIVGGGFAGIQACRALAQSEVRITLIDKRNFNLFQPLLYQVATGLVASGDIATPLRELVGKQPNVQILLGEVTELIPDEHQIVFNGKTLSYDHLVLATGSGSSFFGKDQWRTFAPPMKILEHAEEIRRRLLMAMEQAEQTPNPEARQFLQTVVVIGSGPSGCEMAGAASRMLRWSLKDAYQQLDPTKTRILLIDPGETVLRSMPEELSKEALQALQKAGVEFLQQSRVQSMRPGEVVVSTPHGEQCIRAATVIWTAGVRASHLGQALEAATGCSVDRGGRVVVEPDFSIASHPEIRIAGDLCSYSHTQDGHTLPGMAAPAKQAGSFIGKDIAAMVTGRSRPKFRYLDLGSMAIVDGSSAVADLRGLKFSGLIGVLLWAGVHLGLIHDMQQRVSLATKWIFALLTRQRASMLLTGMPSQHMALNAADAHFPMRAGEGPSIASPDAALQAAMEYYSKEISGLSTTQMSNTQELIDTNEDSAADSAAAIK, from the coding sequence ATGGCCGGCGATCACTACTTTCTGGAACTTGAACCGCCTGAAGAGCGGCTTCGCCATGCGCCCCATGTGGTGATTGTTGGTGGTGGCTTTGCTGGAATTCAGGCTTGTCGAGCCTTAGCTCAATCAGAGGTGCGCATCACCCTGATCGACAAACGCAATTTCAATTTGTTCCAGCCGTTGCTCTATCAAGTGGCAACGGGATTGGTCGCCAGTGGCGATATCGCAACACCCCTACGCGAGCTCGTGGGGAAGCAACCAAATGTGCAAATCCTGCTCGGCGAAGTCACCGAATTGATCCCCGATGAACACCAAATCGTTTTCAACGGAAAGACCCTGAGCTACGACCATCTCGTACTCGCGACGGGATCTGGCAGCAGCTTTTTCGGAAAAGACCAGTGGCGCACATTTGCGCCACCGATGAAAATCCTTGAGCACGCCGAAGAAATCCGCAGACGCCTGCTCATGGCGATGGAGCAAGCGGAGCAAACTCCTAATCCCGAAGCACGGCAATTTCTTCAAACCGTTGTTGTGATCGGCAGTGGTCCCAGTGGCTGCGAAATGGCCGGCGCAGCTTCTCGAATGCTGCGATGGTCCCTGAAGGATGCCTACCAGCAGCTGGATCCAACCAAAACCCGAATTCTCCTCATTGACCCGGGCGAGACAGTGCTGCGAAGCATGCCTGAGGAGCTCTCCAAAGAAGCCCTACAAGCACTGCAAAAAGCGGGCGTGGAATTCCTGCAGCAAAGTCGTGTGCAAAGCATGCGCCCAGGGGAAGTGGTGGTGAGCACTCCTCATGGAGAGCAATGCATTCGAGCCGCCACTGTGATCTGGACCGCAGGAGTTCGTGCCTCACACCTTGGTCAAGCATTAGAAGCCGCAACAGGTTGCAGCGTGGATCGTGGCGGACGTGTTGTGGTGGAACCTGACTTTTCCATTGCCAGCCATCCTGAAATTCGCATCGCCGGTGATCTCTGCAGCTACAGCCACACCCAAGATGGCCACACCCTTCCAGGCATGGCAGCACCCGCCAAACAGGCAGGCAGCTTTATTGGCAAAGACATTGCCGCAATGGTGACCGGTCGTTCACGCCCGAAGTTTCGATATTTAGATCTTGGGAGCATGGCCATTGTCGATGGGTCGAGCGCAGTTGCCGACTTGCGAGGCCTCAAATTCTCAGGACTGATTGGAGTGCTGCTTTGGGCTGGAGTGCATTTAGGGCTCATCCACGACATGCAGCAACGGGTCTCCCTCGCCACAAAGTGGATTTTTGCTCTGCTAACTCGGCAGCGGGCGTCCATGTTGCTAACGGGCATGCCAAGCCAGCACATGGCTCTCAATGCAGCGGACGCCCACTTTCCAATGCGCGCCGGGGAAGGGCCTTCCATTGCTTCACCAGATGCGGCCTTGCAAGCGGCTATGGAGTACTACTCCAAGGAAATCTCAGGCCTATCGACTACTCAAATGTCGAACACTCAAGAGCTGATCGATACCAATGAGGATTCCGCGGCGGACTCAGCTGCTGCCATCAAATAA
- a CDS encoding aspartate carbamoyltransferase catalytic subunit, producing the protein MSGWHHRHILDLASFSRDDFASILELAQRFRSLPVTGVRKLPALQGRLVATLFFEPSTRTRSSFELAAKRLSADVMSFSPSSSSLSKGESVLDTARTYVAMGADVLVVRHRSTSVPQQLAADLDQLGERTVVLNGGDGLHSHPSQGLLDLLTLARYFDAQKPTPQALDGKKIVIVGDILHSRVARSNLWALTGCGADVVLCGPTSLLPEEFAAFVDAPPPGLSCDPVAQRGKVTVERRLEQALPGADAVMTLRLQKERMTQQLLTSLERYHRDYGLSHARLQLCGRQVPVLHPGPVNRGVEMTSQLLDDPTICLVEEQVRNGVPVRMALLYLMAAAESAAESSLVSISS; encoded by the coding sequence ATGAGCGGTTGGCATCACCGTCACATCCTTGATCTGGCCTCATTCTCTCGGGACGATTTTGCCTCGATCCTTGAGCTGGCTCAACGGTTTCGATCCCTTCCCGTCACGGGTGTACGCAAGTTGCCGGCGCTGCAGGGACGTCTAGTGGCCACGCTGTTTTTTGAGCCCAGTACTCGCACGCGAAGCAGTTTCGAATTAGCGGCAAAGCGGCTCTCAGCCGATGTCATGAGTTTTTCTCCCTCAAGTAGTTCGCTGAGTAAGGGAGAAAGCGTTTTGGATACCGCTCGCACCTACGTCGCTATGGGTGCTGACGTGTTGGTGGTTCGTCATCGCTCCACATCCGTTCCTCAGCAACTTGCCGCTGATTTGGATCAGCTGGGGGAGCGCACCGTGGTGCTGAATGGAGGAGATGGTCTTCATAGCCATCCAAGTCAGGGTTTGTTGGATCTGCTCACCCTGGCCCGTTACTTCGATGCCCAGAAGCCAACCCCACAAGCTTTGGACGGTAAAAAAATCGTGATTGTTGGAGACATCCTGCATTCCCGCGTGGCCCGCTCCAATCTTTGGGCACTGACTGGTTGTGGCGCGGATGTGGTGCTGTGTGGGCCAACCAGTTTGTTGCCAGAGGAGTTTGCTGCGTTTGTTGATGCCCCACCGCCAGGGCTGTCGTGCGATCCCGTCGCTCAGCGCGGAAAGGTCACCGTTGAACGCCGTCTTGAACAAGCCTTGCCCGGTGCAGATGCAGTGATGACACTGCGACTCCAGAAGGAGCGCATGACACAGCAGTTGTTGACCAGTCTCGAGCGCTACCACCGTGACTATGGCTTGAGCCATGCGCGCCTTCAATTGTGTGGTCGACAGGTTCCCGTTCTTCATCCAGGACCTGTAAACCGGGGCGTTGAGATGACGAGTCAGTTGTTGGATGACCCAACCATATGCCTTGTGGAAGAGCAAGTCAGGAATGGGGTTCCTGTTCGCATGGCGCTGCTTTATTTGATGGCAGCAGCTGAGTCCGCCGCGGAATCCTCATTGGTATCGATCAGCTCTTGA
- a CDS encoding DNA-3-methyladenine glycosylase, which yields MSSFKGGSIEIGIVIQSDITQALPFSFFSRAAEVVGPELVGCRLVKRQTDGTLLWGVIVETEAYSQEEPACHGFRRRTPSNETLFGEPGRFYVYVSYGIHHCVNVVTDRSDWANGVLLRAIAMPGELERVAAGPGLLARRFGLDRGDDSCPVTGEHDVWLAPRPASLASPVLVTTTRIGISQGQELPWRWYLQLSRSISRRAIGNRQPSLDQAWSPCDEGTL from the coding sequence ATGTCTAGTTTTAAAGGCGGATCAATTGAAATTGGCATCGTTATCCAGAGCGACATCACGCAAGCTCTCCCGTTTTCGTTCTTCTCCCGTGCAGCAGAAGTGGTGGGACCTGAATTGGTGGGCTGCAGGTTGGTGAAACGGCAGACGGATGGAACGTTGTTGTGGGGTGTGATTGTGGAGACGGAGGCGTATTCGCAGGAAGAGCCTGCTTGCCATGGCTTCCGCCGCCGTACCCCAAGCAACGAAACACTGTTTGGTGAGCCGGGGCGGTTTTATGTGTATGTGAGCTATGGCATTCATCACTGCGTCAATGTGGTGACGGATCGCTCTGATTGGGCCAACGGCGTTTTGCTTCGGGCGATCGCGATGCCAGGTGAGCTCGAGCGCGTTGCCGCTGGTCCAGGGCTGCTGGCTCGGCGTTTTGGTCTTGATCGGGGAGATGACAGTTGTCCGGTGACGGGCGAACATGACGTTTGGCTGGCACCAAGACCGGCATCCCTCGCTAGCCCAGTGCTTGTGACCACAACGCGAATTGGAATCTCTCAGGGGCAGGAGCTCCCCTGGCGTTGGTACTTACAGCTGAGTCGCAGCATTAGTCGTCGTGCCATCGGGAATCGCCAGCCATCCCTTGATCAGGCTTGGTCACCGTGTGATGAGGGGACGTTATGA
- a CDS encoding queuosine precursor transporter, with amino-acid sequence MPASTDHTSRTLQARRDSTFLVLAGLFLGTLGMLNILGLTRFLQLGHIGTWPIVVAIGALPYPITFLCTDLISELWGEEKANQLVWVGLLLNGWVVLILWLGGLLPGLPGSDDSTFRTIQELSFGAIGASMAAYLTAQFIDVRLFHFWKQLTNGKALWLRNNGSTLVSQLVDTTAVVLISHYGAHVLPIDTESPLIPQLGSFIVGGYLFKVLAALADTLPFIWLTGWLRKWLEMSDTTMSTSQSSS; translated from the coding sequence ATGCCCGCCTCAACCGATCACACATCCAGAACACTTCAAGCCCGAAGGGACAGCACTTTTTTAGTGCTGGCGGGACTGTTCTTGGGAACACTAGGGATGCTCAACATCCTGGGACTCACCCGCTTCCTACAACTCGGGCACATCGGCACATGGCCAATCGTTGTAGCCATTGGTGCGCTCCCATACCCAATCACGTTTCTCTGCACAGACCTGATCAGTGAGTTGTGGGGAGAAGAGAAAGCCAACCAGTTGGTGTGGGTGGGGTTACTGCTCAATGGCTGGGTTGTGCTCATTCTCTGGCTTGGAGGCTTACTCCCGGGCTTACCAGGGAGCGACGACAGCACCTTCCGCACCATCCAAGAACTCAGCTTTGGCGCGATTGGGGCCTCCATGGCGGCGTACCTCACGGCTCAATTCATTGATGTGCGCCTGTTCCATTTTTGGAAACAGCTCACCAACGGCAAAGCCCTTTGGCTCCGCAACAATGGCTCCACTTTGGTGAGTCAACTCGTCGATACAACTGCCGTGGTGTTAATCAGCCACTACGGAGCCCATGTTCTACCCATCGATACGGAGAGTCCACTCATTCCACAACTTGGCAGCTTCATCGTGGGCGGATATTTGTTCAAAGTATTAGCTGCCCTTGCCGACACGTTGCCCTTCATCTGGCTCACGGGATGGCTGAGAAAATGGCTTGAAATGAGCGACACCACAATGAGTACAAGCCAATCAAGCTCGTAA